From the genome of Calditrichota bacterium, one region includes:
- a CDS encoding DUF4956 domain-containing protein yields the protein MNFDGSALLPPLAGMTTTEIAVNILLAFALGVLIALVYVWTTRFRAVSASLIPTMVILAMVTALVMMVVGNSLARAFGLVGAMSIIRFRTVVKDNRDIAFIFFALATGMACGVGNYAIALIGSGTVLLLLLVLDFVQFGVARRGLYLLRLQTTPAAGSASLLDETLTRLTTSRKQLALRSLRPGQVVEHSYLVRLRRGVSETGLIGTLAAIEGVERVNLLADDGESEV from the coding sequence ATGAATTTCGACGGGAGCGCGCTGCTGCCACCGCTGGCCGGAATGACGACGACCGAGATCGCGGTCAACATCCTGCTCGCGTTTGCGCTCGGGGTGCTAATCGCGCTGGTCTATGTCTGGACGACCCGGTTTCGGGCCGTCAGTGCGTCGCTCATCCCTACGATGGTGATCCTTGCAATGGTGACGGCGCTGGTGATGATGGTGGTCGGCAACAGCCTCGCGCGGGCGTTCGGACTGGTAGGGGCAATGTCGATCATCCGCTTTCGGACGGTGGTCAAGGACAACCGCGACATCGCGTTCATTTTCTTTGCGCTGGCGACCGGGATGGCTTGCGGTGTGGGGAATTATGCGATCGCCTTGATCGGCTCCGGGACGGTGCTGCTGCTGCTGCTGGTGCTCGACTTCGTCCAGTTTGGAGTGGCGCGACGGGGGCTTTATCTGTTAAGGCTGCAGACGACGCCGGCAGCGGGGAGCGCTTCACTGCTCGACGAGACATTGACGCGGCTCACCACTTCCCGCAAGCAACTGGCATTACGGTCGCTGCGGCCGGGACAGGTGGTCGAGCACTCCTATCTGGTGCGACTAAGGCGGGGTGTTTCGGAGACGGGACTAATCGGGACGCTTGCCGCAATCGAAGGTGTCGAGCGGGTCAACCTGCTGGCGGATGACGGGGAGAGCGAAGTGTAA